The Neisseria sicca genome includes a window with the following:
- a CDS encoding tetratricopeptide repeat protein, with amino-acid sequence MTNCISTGSIYWISDEEIHILEEKATNGDKNSAFKLYQYHMFVSLDQDLEFKWLEIAAKNGHPIAQFNLADLFFTQGNKEKAIFWAKKAYRNGAKLPDELKILININ; translated from the coding sequence ATGACTAATTGCATATCAACAGGTAGTATTTATTGGATTTCAGATGAAGAAATTCATATTCTCGAAGAGAAGGCCACTAATGGAGATAAAAACTCAGCATTTAAATTGTATCAATATCATATGTTTGTATCTTTAGATCAAGATTTGGAATTTAAATGGCTAGAGATAGCGGCAAAAAATGGACATCCAATTGCCCAATTCAATTTAGCTGATTTATTTTTCACACAAGGCAATAAAGAGAAAGCCATATTTTGGGCTAAAAAGGCATATAGAAATGGTGCCAAACTACCAGACGAATTAAAAATATTGATAAATATCAATTAA
- a CDS encoding DUF7710 domain-containing protein, which translates to MNEFYMWVVQGSRASFPSAIFSTKEKAVQWIEKYKISGMLSKHPIDISIYDWTIMKGFFKPKRDNQKTPDFIQSFSTVYIEDSQYVDGIEVN; encoded by the coding sequence ATGAATGAATTTTACATGTGGGTTGTTCAAGGAAGCAGAGCAAGCTTCCCATCGGCTATCTTTTCAACTAAAGAAAAAGCTGTTCAATGGATAGAAAAATATAAAATTAGTGGAATGTTATCAAAGCACCCTATTGATATATCTATATACGATTGGACAATTATGAAAGGATTCTTCAAACCCAAAAGAGATAACCAAAAAACTCCCGACTTTATACAAAGCTTCTCAACTGTATATATTGAGGATTCTCAATATGTTGATGGAATTGAGGTAAATTAA
- a CDS encoding colicin E3/pyocin S6 family cytotoxin, with the protein MYADGRYTYIYTDQDSYKPLAQVHDWTTEDGENRQQTHYFHCDQIGIPREMTDKDGNLLWFGNYTGWDCLEEETKVTDNAYQPFRLENQYADRETGLHYNFFRYYEPDAGRFVSQDPIGLLGGENLYWFAPNVQRWIDPLGLAPIPAPSSLPGFPGAQRAKPKTPVQGGGGLRKRWRLPGGCILEWDSQHGEVEKYDKRGKHLGAFDPKTGKQLKDPIKNRRIEP; encoded by the coding sequence GTGTACGCGGACGGCAGGTATACCTATATCTACACCGATCAAGATTCCTACAAGCCTTTAGCGCAAGTCCACGATTGGACAACCGAAGACGGCGAAAACCGCCAACAGACCCACTACTTCCACTGCGACCAAATCGGTATCCCGCGTGAGATGACCGATAAAGACGGCAACCTCTTATGGTTCGGCAACTATACCGGCTGGGATTGTCTAGAAGAGGAAACCAAGGTAACGGATAACGCATATCAGCCCTTCCGCCTGGAAAACCAGTACGCCGACCGTGAAACGGGACTGCATTACAACTTCTTCAGGTATTACGAGCCTGATGCGGGTCGGTTTGTGAGTCAGGATCCGATTGGGTTGTTGGGTGGAGAGAATCTTTATTGGTTTGCTCCGAATGTACAAAGGTGGATTGACCCGCTAGGGCTTGCTCCTATTCCAGCACCATCTTCTCTTCCTGGCTTTCCAGGTGCTCAAAGAGCAAAGCCTAAAACTCCTGTGCAAGGAGGAGGAGGATTAAGAAAACGTTGGAGGCTTCCTGGAGGCTGCATTCTAGAATGGGACTCTCAACATGGAGAAGTTGAAAAATATGATAAACGAGGAAAACACCTTGGCGCATTTGACCCTAAGACTGGCAAGCAATTAAAAGACCCTATTAAAAACAGAAGGATAGAACCGTGA
- a CDS encoding DUF7683 domain-containing protein, translating to MKKIIRFISKFEKNGEKFIEVINFKNEPPLNFLQKIFHETSPMYEEYWISNEVAKIIEPYLCEKLDINNYDYFLSCEEDNI from the coding sequence GTGAAAAAAATCATAAGATTTATATCAAAATTCGAAAAAAATGGAGAAAAATTTATTGAAGTCATAAATTTTAAGAATGAACCACCTCTTAATTTTCTACAAAAAATTTTTCATGAAACTAGCCCGATGTATGAAGAATATTGGATATCAAATGAAGTTGCAAAAATAATTGAACCTTATTTATGCGAGAAATTAGACATAAATAATTATGACTACTTCTTGTCTTGCGAAGAAGATAATATTTAA
- a CDS encoding RHS repeat domain-containing protein, which produces MTTSCLAKKIIFKQNSKIIFIDSAYRPSTCKTKMPTLHYNFFRYYEPDAGRFVNQDPIGIIASENLYAFAPNIQRWMDISGAMAQVAAGCAIGAPFGGPVGCAAGSTIALAATAVLAVGAAISAAVATSNSTSTTTCGTCNSPKPNCPPDVFKRLSDNVNKAKDVVQKLGGCKPGMDPKNLSKRSKA; this is translated from the coding sequence ATGACTACTTCTTGTCTTGCGAAGAAGATAATATTTAAGCAAAATTCAAAAATCATATTTATAGATAGCGCATACCGTCCTTCTACTTGCAAAACCAAAATGCCGACGCTGCATTACAACTTCTTCAGGTATTATGAGCCTGATGCCGGTCGGTTTGTGAATCAGGATCCGATTGGAATAATTGCCTCAGAAAATCTTTATGCATTTGCACCAAATATTCAAAGGTGGATGGATATTTCAGGTGCAATGGCGCAAGTTGCAGCAGGATGTGCTATAGGAGCCCCTTTCGGTGGCCCAGTCGGATGTGCTGCAGGAAGCACAATTGCTCTGGCAGCAACCGCTGTATTAGCAGTAGGGGCTGCTATCTCAGCAGCAGTAGCCACGTCAAACTCAACATCAACTACCACATGTGGTACCTGTAACTCTCCTAAACCTAATTGCCCTCCGGATGTTTTCAAAAGACTTTCTGATAATGTCAATAAAGCCAAAGATGTTGTTCAAAAGCTTGGAGGATGTAAACCAGGAATGGATCCTAAAAATTTATCAAAACGATCAAAGGCTTGA
- a CDS encoding IS5 family transposase translates to MSTFFRQTAQAMIAKHIDRFPLLKLDQVIDWQLIEQYLNRQRTRYVRDHRGRPAYSLLSMFKAVLLGQWHSLSDPELEHSLITRIDFNLFCRFDELSIPDYSTLCRYRNWLAQDDTLSELLELINCQLTEKNLKVEKASAAVIDATIIQTAGSKQRQAIEVDEEGQVSGQTTPSKDKDARWTKKNGLYKLGYKQHTRTDEEGYIEKLHITPANTHECNHLSPLLEGIAEGTTVYADKGYDSAENRQHLEEHRLLDGIMRKARRNRPLTEAQTKRNRYLSKTRYVVEQSFGTLHRKFRYARAAYFGLIKVSAQSHLKAMCLNLLKAANRLSVSVAA, encoded by the coding sequence ATGAGCACCTTTTTCCGGCAAACCGCACAAGCCATGATCGCCAAACACATCGACCGCTTCCCACTATTGAAGTTGGATCAGGTGATTGATTGGCAACTGATCGAGCAATACCTGAATCGTCAAAGAACCCGTTACGTCCGAGACCACCGCGGCCGTCCCGCCTATTCCCTGTTGTCCATGTTCAAAGCCGTCCTGCTCGGACAATGGCACAGCCTCTCCGATCCCGAACTCGAACACAGCCTCATCACCCGCATCGATTTCAACCTGTTTTGCCGTTTCGACGAACTGAGCATCCCCGATTACAGCACCTTATGCCGCTACCGCAACTGGCTGGCGCAAGACGACACCCTGTCCGAATTGCTGGAACTGATTAACTGCCAACTGACCGAAAAAAACCTAAAAGTAGAGAAAGCATCCGCTGCCGTCATTGACGCCACCATTATTCAGACCGCCGGCAGCAAACAGCGTCAGGCCATAGAAGTCGATGAGGAAGGACAAGTCAGCGGCCAAACCACACCGAGCAAAGATAAAGATGCCCGTTGGACAAAGAAAAACGGCCTCTACAAACTCGGTTACAAACAACATACCCGTACCGATGAGGAAGGCTATATCGAGAAACTGCACATCACCCCCGCCAATACCCATGAGTGCAACCACCTGTCGCCTTTGCTGGAAGGTATAGCCGAAGGTACGACCGTCTATGCCGACAAAGGCTACGACAGTGCGGAAAACCGGCAACATCTGGAAGAGCATCGGTTGTTGGACGGCATTATGCGCAAAGCCCGCCGCAACCGTCCGCTGACGGAAGCTCAAACCAAACGTAACCGGTATTTGTCGAAGACCCGTTATGTGGTCGAACAAAGCTTCGGTACGCTGCACCGTAAATTCCGCTACGCCCGGGCAGCCTATTTCGGGCTGATTAAAGTGAGTGCGCAAAGCCATCTGAAGGCGATGTGTTTGAACCTGTTGAAAGCGGCCAACAGGCTAAGTGTGTCTGTTGCCGCCTAA
- a CDS encoding ankyrin repeat domain-containing protein — MEKELLCILKKYETHPDFLGDTIEDVNQVGGMDDTVLHIAARNNSLNDALVFLQNGALIDLKGDLGYTPLHYACMFGNIEMVKLLLDNGSDKNIQNEFGENAVRIAINSSSENKEKIVKLLNNFKKRK; from the coding sequence ATGGAAAAAGAATTATTATGTATTTTAAAAAAATATGAAACGCATCCTGATTTTTTGGGTGACACTATTGAAGATGTAAATCAAGTAGGAGGTATGGATGATACAGTTTTACATATTGCAGCCAGAAATAATTCTTTAAATGATGCTCTTGTATTTCTTCAAAATGGGGCATTGATCGATCTTAAAGGAGACTTAGGATATACCCCCCTACATTATGCATGTATGTTTGGAAATATAGAAATGGTGAAATTACTCCTTGACAATGGATCTGATAAAAATATACAAAATGAATTTGGGGAAAATGCCGTTAGAATTGCAATTAACTCATCCAGCGAAAATAAAGAGAAGATAGTAAAACTATTAAATAATTTTAAAAAACGTAAATAA
- a CDS encoding phosphoesterase — MPQTYFTADWHFSHPNIARYCPQFRLQSDNADELNEYLIDCWNRVVTPQDTVYNLGDVCFAKKPAHIEAVLQRLNGQHHLIYGNHDYLIRQNEAHFLNTRKADGHPLLSSASHYLRLKLPEIGNTAILCHYPLYEWDGIHHGLYHLYGHLHDRMAAVKGRTLNVGWDMHGRFLTAQDIDGFLRDLPAVQYFDDKQNVIVGNSTEDAAAKVRARLAALNE; from the coding sequence ATGCCCCAAACCTATTTCACCGCCGACTGGCACTTCTCCCATCCCAACATCGCCCGATACTGCCCGCAATTCCGCTTGCAAAGCGATAACGCCGACGAGCTGAACGAATACCTGATCGACTGCTGGAACCGCGTCGTTACCCCGCAAGACACTGTGTACAACCTCGGCGATGTCTGCTTTGCAAAAAAGCCCGCACACATCGAAGCCGTGCTGCAACGGCTTAACGGGCAACACCATTTGATCTACGGCAACCACGACTACCTGATTCGGCAAAACGAAGCACATTTCCTCAACACGCGCAAAGCCGACGGCCATCCGTTGCTCTCGTCCGCTAGCCATTACCTGCGGCTCAAACTGCCCGAAATCGGCAATACCGCGATTTTGTGCCACTATCCTTTATACGAATGGGACGGCATCCACCACGGCCTATACCACCTCTACGGCCACCTGCACGACCGCATGGCTGCCGTCAAAGGACGCACCCTCAATGTCGGCTGGGATATGCACGGCCGTTTCCTGACCGCACAGGATATTGACGGCTTCCTGCGTGATCTGCCTGCCGTTCAGTATTTCGACGACAAGCAAAATGTTATCGTCGGCAACAGCACGGAAGATGCGGCTGCAAAAGTTCGGGCGAGATTGGCAGCATTGAATGAATGA
- a CDS encoding ATP-binding protein — translation MYYPRHLQPVLQKLSAQFPAVLLTGARQVGKSTLLQHIAPEYGYLTLDDPLLLDQAKNEPQLFLLNHTPPLIVDEVQYAPELFPQVKMDIDRRKQNGLYLLSDSQAFELMQNVSESLAGRIAVLKLNGLSWREMRGDDFQTAFVPDEGYLADRNPVSSLPEHENIWQIIHRGDMPRLYEQPETNWQVYYASYVATYIERDVRQLVNVGSSGDFTRFMIAIAARSGELLNYSSVAQEIGVSVDTVKRWLTVLQTSGIVYLLQPYGNNHLKRAIKTSKVYMLNTGLMAYLTKWLTPETIQNGAKSGQFFETFVVGEIIKSFHNQGQEPPIYFYRDTNQKEIDLLIEHQQMLYPVEIKATANPNKKMAAAFNLLRNTLPANELGIAHGTIINQYPQKIWLAENLVAVPAAYV, via the coding sequence ATGTATTACCCACGTCACCTGCAACCCGTTCTGCAAAAGCTGTCCGCCCAATTTCCCGCCGTGTTGCTGACTGGTGCGCGGCAGGTCGGCAAATCCACGCTGCTTCAGCACATTGCGCCCGAATACGGATACCTTACCTTAGACGATCCCTTGCTGCTCGACCAAGCCAAAAACGAGCCGCAACTGTTTTTATTGAACCACACGCCGCCGCTGATTGTGGACGAAGTCCAATACGCCCCCGAGCTGTTCCCCCAGGTGAAAATGGATATAGACCGGCGCAAGCAGAACGGCCTGTATCTGCTGTCCGATTCGCAGGCTTTTGAGTTGATGCAAAACGTCAGCGAAAGCCTGGCCGGGCGCATTGCGGTATTGAAATTAAACGGATTGTCGTGGCGCGAAATGCGCGGCGATGATTTTCAGACGGCCTTTGTGCCGGACGAAGGCTATTTGGCCGACCGAAACCCCGTATCCAGTTTGCCCGAACACGAAAATATCTGGCAGATTATCCACCGCGGCGATATGCCGCGCTTATACGAGCAGCCCGAAACCAACTGGCAGGTTTACTATGCGTCGTATGTCGCCACCTATATCGAACGCGACGTGCGCCAATTGGTCAATGTAGGCAGCAGCGGCGATTTCACTCGGTTCATGATTGCTATTGCAGCCCGCAGCGGGGAATTATTGAATTACAGCAGCGTGGCCCAGGAAATCGGCGTATCGGTGGATACCGTCAAGCGTTGGCTCACCGTGCTGCAAACATCGGGCATCGTCTATCTGCTGCAACCCTATGGCAACAACCACCTCAAACGCGCCATCAAAACCTCGAAAGTCTATATGCTGAACACCGGTCTGATGGCCTACCTGACCAAATGGCTGACGCCGGAAACCATTCAAAACGGAGCCAAGAGCGGGCAGTTTTTTGAAACTTTTGTCGTGGGCGAAATCATCAAATCCTTCCACAACCAAGGCCAAGAACCGCCGATTTATTTTTACCGCGACACCAATCAAAAAGAAATCGACCTACTGATCGAACACCAGCAGATGCTGTACCCCGTTGAAATCAAAGCCACCGCCAATCCCAATAAAAAAATGGCCGCCGCTTTCAACCTGCTGCGCAACACGCTGCCGGCAAACGAATTGGGCATCGCCCACGGCACGATCATCAACCAGTACCCGCAAAAAATCTGGTTGGCGGAGAATTTGGTTGCCGTGCCTGCGGCCTATGTTTGA
- a CDS encoding metallophosphoesterase family protein — translation MKIQLLSDTHGSPYALHPEADVIAHAGDFGNGLAAMRQFQAACNEAGKPYVFVLGNHDYYHENMSDVRLQLRDEPYLRAGKTVQINGWTFVGGTLFSNFRQHQVSAKQFEQNCNLAQVSVADFAYIFDYLPNSQNERRITPEDYVRLYNEEWAWIQRFSP, via the coding sequence ATGAAAATACAGCTCCTTTCTGACACCCACGGCAGCCCCTATGCCCTTCATCCCGAAGCCGATGTGATTGCCCACGCCGGCGATTTCGGCAACGGTTTGGCCGCCATGCGGCAGTTTCAGGCAGCCTGCAACGAGGCGGGCAAGCCCTATGTTTTTGTGCTTGGCAATCACGATTATTATCATGAAAACATGAGCGATGTGCGCCTGCAATTGCGCGACGAACCTTATCTGCGCGCGGGCAAAACAGTGCAAATCAACGGCTGGACCTTTGTCGGCGGCACGCTGTTCAGCAATTTCAGGCAGCACCAAGTCAGCGCCAAACAGTTTGAGCAAAACTGCAATCTGGCGCAGGTTTCCGTGGCCGATTTCGCCTATATTTTTGATTACCTGCCCAACAGCCAAAACGAGCGGCGCATCACGCCTGAGGACTATGTCCGCCTGTACAACGAAGAATGGGCATGGATACAGCGGTTTTCCCCCTAG
- a CDS encoding metallophosphoesterase, with protein sequence MPTRTVQLNYISDIHLEWLFDKRGLLQTDVLDAIYRPLFRCNKQPATQHNLLMIAGDLTEARKFHYFVPFLESVIADNGFDRVFYVMGNHEYYGDALHKAVGRIQVALEGSPMLKAHMSILHNQCAILDNGRVQIIGAPFWYQVAHGDEYAVAQRLSDYRYIKVKRGNRYAKLLYRDVLAAHHQSVCFIEDTLRASPSGVQNILFTHHPTSRLFGDADLGYGTVLPAQWAEDAEIGLPEKLAACIHGHAHQHLPVCYANEYGIPTVSNTIGYYQEEFKPDSPAGQQQIKDGLPFLMV encoded by the coding sequence ATGCCGACACGCACCGTCCAACTCAACTACATTTCCGATATCCATCTGGAATGGCTGTTCGACAAACGCGGGCTGCTGCAAACCGATGTACTGGACGCAATCTACCGCCCCCTGTTCCGCTGCAATAAGCAGCCTGCAACGCAACACAATCTGTTGATGATTGCCGGCGATTTGACCGAGGCCAGGAAGTTCCACTATTTCGTGCCGTTTCTGGAAAGCGTGATTGCCGACAACGGCTTTGACCGAGTGTTTTATGTGATGGGCAACCACGAATATTACGGCGATGCCCTACATAAGGCAGTCGGACGAATTCAGGTGGCTCTGGAGGGCAGCCCGATGCTGAAGGCGCACATGAGCATCCTGCATAATCAGTGTGCGATTCTCGACAACGGGCGCGTGCAGATTATTGGCGCACCGTTTTGGTATCAGGTGGCGCATGGGGACGAATATGCGGTGGCGCAAAGGTTGAGCGATTACCGCTACATCAAGGTCAAACGTGGCAATCGTTACGCCAAGCTGTTGTACCGCGATGTGCTGGCGGCACATCATCAAAGCGTTTGCTTTATCGAAGACACGCTGCGTGCCAGCCCGTCCGGCGTGCAAAACATCTTGTTCACCCACCACCCGACCAGCCGCCTGTTCGGCGATGCCGACCTGGGCTACGGTACGGTACTGCCTGCACAGTGGGCGGAGGATGCGGAAATCGGGCTACCTGAAAAGCTTGCAGCCTGCATTCACGGCCACGCCCACCAACACCTGCCCGTTTGTTATGCCAACGAATACGGCATTCCAACGGTGAGCAACACCATCGGCTATTATCAGGAAGAGTTTAAGCCCGACAGCCCGGCGGGACAGCAGCAAATCAAAGACGGGCTGCCGTTTTTGATGGTGTGA
- a CDS encoding pyridoxal phosphate-dependent aminotransferase has product MEKFPKSSKLDHVCYDIRGPVHKKALQLEEEGHKILKLNIGNPAPFGFEAPDEILVDVIRNLPTAQGYCDSKGLYSARKAIVHYYQTKGLRDITVNDVYIGNGVSELITMSMQALLNDGDEILIPAPDYPLWTAAATLAGGTVRHYLCDEENDWFPNLADMEAKITPKTKAIVVINPNNPTGAVYSKEILLEIAELARKHGLIIFADEIYDKILYDGAVHHHIAALAPDLLTITFNGLSKAYRVAGFRQGWMVLNGPKEHAKGYIEGLDMLASMRLCANTPMQHAIQTALGGYQSINEFILPGGRLLEQRNKAWELINQIPGLSCVKPMGAMYMFPKIDTEMYGIHDDMKFIYDLLVREKVLFVQGTGFNWIRPDHFRIVTLPYTHQIEEAMGKLERFLQTYRQ; this is encoded by the coding sequence ATGGAGAAATTTCCCAAATCGTCTAAGCTGGACCACGTTTGCTACGACATCCGCGGCCCGGTACACAAAAAAGCCCTGCAACTCGAAGAAGAAGGTCATAAAATCCTCAAGCTCAATATCGGCAACCCTGCGCCGTTCGGCTTTGAAGCGCCCGATGAAATCTTGGTGGACGTGATCCGCAACCTGCCGACCGCGCAGGGCTATTGCGATTCAAAGGGGCTGTATTCCGCCCGCAAGGCCATCGTTCACTATTACCAAACCAAAGGCCTGCGCGACATCACGGTAAACGACGTTTATATCGGCAACGGCGTGTCCGAACTGATTACCATGTCCATGCAGGCGCTTTTGAACGACGGCGACGAAATCCTGATTCCCGCGCCCGATTATCCGCTGTGGACGGCAGCCGCCACTTTGGCGGGCGGTACGGTGCGCCATTATTTGTGTGACGAAGAAAACGACTGGTTTCCCAACCTTGCCGATATGGAAGCCAAAATCACGCCTAAAACCAAAGCCATCGTCGTCATCAACCCCAACAACCCCACCGGCGCGGTATACAGCAAAGAAATCCTGCTCGAAATCGCCGAGTTGGCGCGCAAACACGGTCTGATCATCTTCGCCGACGAAATCTACGACAAAATCCTCTACGATGGCGCGGTACACCACCACATCGCCGCGCTCGCGCCCGACCTGTTAACCATCACCTTCAACGGCCTCTCCAAAGCCTACCGTGTTGCCGGATTCCGCCAAGGCTGGATGGTGCTCAACGGCCCGAAAGAACATGCCAAAGGCTATATTGAAGGTCTCGATATGCTCGCCTCCATGCGCCTGTGTGCCAACACGCCCATGCAACACGCCATCCAAACCGCTTTGGGCGGCTATCAAAGCATCAACGAATTCATCCTGCCCGGCGGCCGCCTGTTGGAGCAACGCAATAAAGCGTGGGAACTGATTAACCAAATTCCCGGACTTTCCTGCGTCAAACCGATGGGCGCGATGTATATGTTCCCGAAAATCGATACCGAAATGTACGGCATTCATGACGACATGAAATTCATCTACGACCTGCTTGTGCGCGAAAAAGTCTTGTTCGTCCAAGGAACCGGGTTCAACTGGATACGCCCCGACCATTTCCGCATCGTTACCCTGCCGTACACCCACCAAATCGAAGAAGCCATGGGCAAACTCGAACGCTTCTTGCAGACTTACCGGCAATAA